From the genome of Nicotiana sylvestris chromosome 2, ASM39365v2, whole genome shotgun sequence, one region includes:
- the LOC138885363 gene encoding uncharacterized protein produces MEKLFIGRDFNGYIGSSASDYGEVHGGFGIGDRDGGGTSLLDLARAFELVIVNSIFLKRGGEHLVTFWSMVTKTQIDYLLLRRCDRGLCEDFKVIPSENLATQHRLLVMDVGILMKRKKRFVRGQSRIRCGALSKDNVQELEGRLTNMGSWKSGGDASAMWMAMANCIREAAREVLGVSKGYYGGHRGDWWLNDVVQGKVEAKKAAYIKLVESTDEDHMRANRERY; encoded by the coding sequence ATGGAGAAGCTATTCATAGGAAGGGATTTCAATGGCTATATTGGGTCGTCTGCTAGTGACTATGGTGAGGTGCACGGTGGCTTCGGCATTGGTGATAGGGACGGGGGTGGTACCTCACTATTGGATTTAGCTAGAGCTTTTGAGTTAGTGATCGTGAACTCTATATTTTTGAAGAGGGGGggggaacatttggttactttttGGAGTATGGTGActaagactcagattgactatctcctcctcaggaggtgTGATAGGGGGTTGTGTGAGGATTTCAAGGTGATCCCGAGTGAGAACCTCGCAACTCAACATAGGCTCCTTGTGATGGACGTCGGTATCttgatgaagaggaagaagaggtttGTACGGGGTCAGTCGAGGATCAGGTGTGGAGCTTTGTCTAAGGATAATGTGCAGGAGTTGGAGGGGCGGCTGACGAATATGGGTTCTTGGAAGAGTGGTGGGGACGCTAGCGCTATGTGGATGGCGATGGCAAACTGTATAAGGGAGGCAGCCAGAGAGGTGTTGGGTGTTTCAAAAGGTTACTATGGCGGGCACCGAGGTGACTGGTGGTTGAATGAcgtggtccaaggtaaagtggaagccaaGAAAGCGGCTTACATTAAGTTAGTAGAGAGCACCGACGAGGATCATATGAGAGCAAACAGAGAAAGATATTAG